In Actinoplanes sp. NBC_00393, a single genomic region encodes these proteins:
- a CDS encoding STAS domain-containing protein encodes MNVSCQQLGSVARLTAAGEIDMATVGALTKPLQEAILDPSISAIEIDFGDVTFCDSSGVAALDESYADAREHGITLRVINLRPIVSRVLEITGLLEPLTQR; translated from the coding sequence GTGAACGTTTCCTGCCAGCAGTTGGGCAGTGTCGCTCGGCTGACCGCCGCCGGAGAGATCGACATGGCGACCGTCGGCGCCCTGACGAAACCCCTGCAGGAAGCGATCCTGGACCCGAGCATCTCAGCCATCGAGATCGACTTCGGTGATGTGACGTTCTGTGACTCGTCGGGTGTCGCCGCCCTCGACGAGAGTTACGCGGACGCCCGGGAACACGGCATCACCCTGCGGGTGATCAACCTGCGGCCGATCGTCTCCCGGGTCCTGGAGATCACCGGCCTGCTCGAGCCGCTCACCCAGCGATAG
- a CDS encoding ZIP family metal transporter — protein sequence MDALIFGVIASSALVIGAVAGARIQLPKWALAMMLSFAAGALITALSFELFEDAYEHGGIWRAAIGLIVGAVVFTALSAWLDRAAEGRRPESHGSEKLDVDAAAEQKAPSTASTSGAAGLALLAAVTLDGVPENVALGVSLGEGTGGLALLAAIFVSNFPEALVGSASMRAQGRSQKFILGTWLTCAVLLTLAVVVGAGPLSQTDPETISLPLAFAAGAVLASLADTLMPEAYEKGGPVVALSTTAGFVLSFVLSTL from the coding sequence ATGGACGCCCTCATCTTCGGTGTCATCGCATCGAGCGCCCTCGTCATCGGCGCGGTCGCCGGCGCCCGGATCCAGTTGCCGAAGTGGGCCCTGGCGATGATGCTGTCGTTCGCCGCCGGGGCGCTGATCACGGCACTGTCGTTCGAGCTGTTCGAGGACGCGTACGAGCACGGCGGCATTTGGCGTGCCGCGATCGGCCTGATCGTCGGCGCCGTCGTGTTCACCGCGCTCAGCGCCTGGCTCGACCGGGCAGCCGAGGGGCGGCGCCCGGAATCGCACGGCAGCGAGAAGCTCGACGTGGACGCCGCCGCCGAACAGAAGGCGCCCAGCACCGCCTCCACCTCCGGCGCGGCCGGGCTCGCCCTGCTGGCGGCGGTCACGCTGGACGGCGTACCGGAGAATGTCGCCCTCGGGGTGTCGCTGGGTGAGGGAACCGGCGGCCTGGCGCTGCTGGCCGCCATCTTCGTGTCGAACTTCCCGGAGGCCCTGGTCGGCAGCGCCTCGATGCGGGCGCAGGGCCGCTCCCAGAAATTCATCCTCGGCACCTGGCTGACCTGCGCGGTGCTGCTCACCCTGGCCGTCGTCGTCGGCGCCGGCCCACTGTCGCAGACCGACCCGGAAACCATCTCCCTGCCGCTGGCCTTCGCCGCCGGCGCCGTGCTGGCGTCGCTGGCCGACACCTTGATGCCCGAGGCCTACGAGAAGGGCGGCCCGGTGGTCGCCCTCAGCACCACCGCGGGTTTCGTGCTGTCCTTCGTCCTCTCAACCCTCTGA
- a CDS encoding TetR/AcrR family transcriptional regulator, with the protein MGRPATPKLSVDKIAAAALALVDAKGEFTMGEIAGALGVRPSSLYNHLAGKTDVIEAMRARIFAEQPAPPAPSAHWTDALRALLRHYRDAFARHPRLIPMLTAHTVSSPDVIHMYDDIATVLSAAGIPTARLLDVITVLDSFVIGSALDVAAPDQVWDAAQARTPVLIAAISAAGHGRPRADRAFELGLDLILGALTTYTE; encoded by the coding sequence GTGGGGCGGCCGGCCACACCGAAGCTGTCGGTCGACAAGATCGCCGCAGCGGCACTCGCCCTGGTCGACGCCAAGGGCGAATTCACCATGGGCGAGATCGCGGGCGCGCTGGGCGTACGCCCGTCTTCTCTTTACAACCACCTGGCCGGCAAGACCGACGTGATCGAGGCGATGCGTGCCCGGATCTTCGCCGAGCAGCCGGCCCCGCCGGCGCCCTCGGCGCACTGGACGGACGCCCTGCGCGCCCTGCTGCGGCACTACCGCGACGCTTTCGCCCGGCACCCGCGGCTGATCCCCATGCTCACCGCGCACACCGTCTCCTCCCCCGACGTCATTCACATGTACGACGACATCGCCACCGTGCTCAGCGCCGCCGGCATTCCCACCGCGCGGCTGCTGGACGTGATCACCGTGCTCGACAGCTTCGTGATCGGCTCCGCCCTCGACGTCGCCGCCCCCGACCAGGTCTGGGACGCCGCCCAGGCCCGCACCCCGGTCCTGATCGCCGCCATCTCAGCCGCCGGCCACGGCCGCCCCCGAGCCGACCGCGCCTTCGAACTCGGCCTCGACCTGATCCTCGGCGCCCTGACGACCTACACCGAATGA
- a CDS encoding nitrilase-related carbon-nitrogen hydrolase — MKLIRSAPLGSPARVDEPRRSPVRIGVVQHRWRADAAELKAALAAGIAAAAGAGAQAVFLPELTLSQYPAFEEPKGPPVEAAEDVETGPTVAFAAEAARRHGIHVHASLYEKTDLGDGLGYNTAVLVGPDGSVVARTRKTHIPVTEGYVEDKYFRPGPADGAYPVHKVDGLDAALGMPTCWDEWFPEVARLYALGGADLLVYPTAIGSEPDHPDFDTQPLWQQVVVGHAIANGLFIAVPNRTGDEGRISFYGSSFIVDPYGRILAQAPRDEEAVLVADLDLDQRRDWLTLFPFLRTRRPDTYAGLA, encoded by the coding sequence ATGAAACTGATCCGGTCCGCGCCGCTCGGCTCGCCGGCCCGCGTCGACGAGCCGCGCCGGTCGCCCGTACGGATCGGTGTCGTGCAGCATCGCTGGCGTGCTGACGCCGCGGAGCTCAAGGCCGCGCTAGCTGCCGGCATCGCGGCCGCGGCCGGGGCCGGAGCGCAGGCCGTCTTCCTCCCCGAGCTGACCCTGTCGCAGTATCCGGCCTTCGAGGAGCCGAAAGGCCCGCCGGTCGAGGCCGCGGAGGACGTCGAGACCGGGCCGACCGTGGCGTTCGCCGCCGAGGCCGCCCGCCGGCACGGCATCCACGTGCACGCCTCGCTGTACGAGAAGACCGACCTCGGCGACGGCCTCGGCTACAACACCGCCGTGCTGGTCGGCCCGGACGGCAGCGTGGTGGCCCGCACCCGCAAGACGCACATCCCGGTCACCGAGGGTTACGTCGAGGACAAGTACTTCCGGCCCGGCCCCGCCGACGGCGCCTACCCGGTGCACAAGGTGGACGGCCTGGACGCCGCGCTGGGCATGCCGACCTGCTGGGACGAGTGGTTCCCGGAGGTCGCCCGCCTGTACGCGCTGGGCGGCGCCGACCTGCTCGTCTACCCGACCGCGATCGGCTCCGAGCCGGACCACCCCGACTTCGACACCCAGCCGCTGTGGCAGCAGGTCGTCGTCGGGCACGCGATCGCCAACGGGCTGTTCATCGCGGTGCCCAACCGCACCGGCGACGAGGGGCGGATCAGCTTCTACGGCTCGTCGTTCATCGTCGACCCGTACGGCCGGATCCTCGCCCAGGCGCCGCGCGACGAGGAGGCCGTGCTGGTCGCCGACCTCGACCTCGACCAGCGCCGCGACTGGCTGACATTGTTCCCCTTCCTGCGGACCCGGCGACCCGACACGTACGCGGGCCTGGCATGA
- a CDS encoding agmatine deiminase family protein, with amino-acid sequence MTAGWRMPAEGDPHACTWMAWPSSGYTLGDSEADADEAREAWTAVAHAVAEFEPVRMVVAPDAVAHARKWLGSGIELYEAPLDDAWMRDIGPTFVVGPDGLGAVDWQFNGWGQQSWARWENDARIARQVAQWAGATLIESTLVNEGGGIHVDGAGTVLVTSTVQLDPGRNPGWSQEQVADELRRTLGVRDVVWLPRGLTRDYSEFGTRGHVDIVAAPTGDDTVLLHVQFDPRHPDHAITASLRSALPAHWRVVDLPAPAQLTDDDGPVDYSYVNHLVCNGGVVACTFDDPHDAAALEILSAAYPGRRVTGVDARAIFARGGGIHCITQQQPALPGELS; translated from the coding sequence ATGACCGCCGGCTGGCGGATGCCCGCCGAGGGTGACCCGCACGCCTGCACCTGGATGGCCTGGCCGTCGTCCGGATACACCCTCGGTGACTCCGAGGCCGACGCCGACGAGGCACGCGAGGCCTGGACGGCGGTCGCGCACGCGGTCGCCGAGTTCGAGCCGGTACGGATGGTCGTCGCCCCGGACGCTGTCGCCCACGCCCGCAAGTGGCTCGGTTCCGGCATCGAGCTGTACGAGGCGCCGCTCGACGACGCCTGGATGCGTGACATCGGCCCGACTTTCGTCGTCGGCCCGGACGGTCTCGGTGCGGTCGACTGGCAGTTCAACGGGTGGGGTCAGCAGAGCTGGGCCCGGTGGGAGAACGACGCCCGGATCGCCCGGCAGGTCGCGCAGTGGGCCGGCGCCACGCTGATCGAGTCCACGCTGGTGAACGAGGGTGGTGGCATCCACGTCGACGGCGCCGGGACCGTGCTCGTCACGTCGACCGTGCAGCTCGACCCCGGCCGCAATCCCGGCTGGTCGCAGGAGCAGGTCGCGGACGAGTTGCGCCGCACGCTCGGGGTCCGTGACGTGGTGTGGCTGCCGCGCGGTCTGACCCGCGACTACAGCGAGTTCGGCACCCGCGGGCACGTCGACATCGTCGCCGCGCCGACCGGCGACGACACCGTGCTGCTGCACGTCCAGTTCGACCCTCGGCACCCCGACCACGCCATCACGGCCTCGCTGCGGTCCGCGCTGCCGGCGCACTGGCGGGTCGTCGACCTGCCGGCCCCGGCGCAGCTGACGGACGACGACGGGCCGGTCGACTACAGCTACGTCAACCACCTGGTCTGCAACGGCGGCGTGGTCGCCTGCACCTTCGACGACCCGCACGACGCCGCCGCGCTGGAAATCCTGTCCGCCGCCTACCCGGGCCGCCGGGTGACCGGCGTCGACGCCCGGGCGATCTTCGCCCGCGGTGGCGGCATCCACTGCATCACCCAGCAACAACCCGCCCTCCCTGGAGAACTCTCATGA
- a CDS encoding flavin monoamine oxidase family protein encodes MIDVVVVGAGVTGLTTALRLHEAGLDVLVLEARDRVGGRLYTETVDGVRLEIGGQWVSPDQSALLAMIDELGLETYPRHRDGDSVYIGRDGVRRTFQGEAFPVPDATAAEMQRIIKELDSLAARMDPLVPWEHPDAERLDRMSFAAWLAEQTEDAEARDNVGLYVGPAMLTKPAHSFSALSAVLMAASAGGFSHLVDADFILDRRVVGGLQEVPVRLAARLPGRVRLGEPVLRVTWDAEGATVHTGAGEYRARRVVMAVPPTLVNRVQYVPALPPVQAQMRQHQSFGLVLKLHITYETPFWRAAGLSGTAFSPYALVHEAYDNTNEDVPGETRGTLVGFVSDEKADGVLALDTEIRRARVLESLAAYYGDQALHPVAYYESPWVADEWTAGAFGTSFDIGSLTRYGEHLRADVGPLAFASSDVAGLGFQHVDGAIRMGEAVAARLLSLRDGR; translated from the coding sequence ATGATCGACGTGGTGGTGGTCGGCGCCGGTGTCACCGGGCTGACCACGGCTCTGCGCCTGCACGAAGCCGGCCTCGACGTGCTCGTGCTCGAAGCCCGCGACCGGGTCGGCGGCCGGCTGTACACCGAGACCGTCGACGGGGTGCGGCTCGAGATCGGCGGGCAGTGGGTCTCGCCGGACCAGTCCGCCCTGCTGGCGATGATCGACGAGCTGGGGCTGGAGACGTATCCGCGGCACCGCGACGGCGACTCGGTCTACATCGGCCGCGACGGGGTGCGCCGCACCTTCCAGGGCGAGGCGTTCCCGGTCCCGGACGCCACCGCCGCCGAGATGCAGCGGATCATCAAGGAGCTGGACAGCCTGGCGGCGCGGATGGATCCGCTGGTGCCGTGGGAGCACCCGGACGCCGAACGGCTGGACCGGATGTCGTTCGCCGCCTGGCTCGCCGAGCAGACCGAGGACGCCGAGGCCCGCGACAACGTCGGCCTCTACGTGGGCCCGGCGATGCTGACCAAGCCGGCGCACTCGTTCTCCGCGCTGTCGGCGGTGCTGATGGCGGCCAGCGCGGGCGGCTTCAGCCATCTCGTCGACGCCGACTTCATCCTGGACCGCCGGGTCGTCGGCGGGCTGCAGGAGGTGCCGGTGCGGCTGGCGGCTCGCCTGCCGGGGCGGGTGCGCCTCGGCGAGCCGGTGCTGCGGGTGACCTGGGACGCCGAGGGCGCGACCGTGCACACCGGCGCCGGCGAGTATCGGGCCCGGCGGGTGGTGATGGCGGTGCCGCCGACCCTGGTGAACCGGGTGCAGTACGTGCCGGCGCTGCCGCCGGTGCAGGCCCAGATGCGCCAGCACCAGTCGTTCGGGCTGGTCCTGAAGCTGCACATCACCTACGAGACGCCGTTCTGGCGGGCGGCCGGGCTGTCGGGGACGGCGTTCAGCCCGTACGCGCTGGTCCACGAGGCGTACGACAACACCAACGAGGACGTGCCGGGGGAGACCCGCGGGACGCTGGTCGGGTTCGTCTCCGACGAGAAGGCCGACGGGGTGCTGGCGCTGGACACCGAGATCCGGCGCGCCCGGGTGCTGGAGTCGCTCGCCGCGTACTACGGCGACCAGGCGCTGCACCCGGTGGCCTACTACGAGAGCCCGTGGGTGGCCGACGAATGGACGGCCGGCGCCTTCGGCACCAGTTTCGACATCGGATCTCTGACACGGTACGGCGAACACCTGCGCGCCGACGTCGGACCACTCGCGTTCGCCAGCAGCGATGTCGCCGGCCTGGGCTTCCAGCACGTCGACGGCGCGATCCGGATGGGCGAGGCCGTCGCCGCCCGTCTGCTGTCCCTGCGGGACGGTCGGTAG
- a CDS encoding permease-like cell division protein FtsX has translation MRTLKIFVVLLLAVAGLAGCGLLGQDSGPSEDEQIQKILDENAMFTVFLDSEATEAQRRDVEAFLRALPGFTGLTFTDHDGAYEKFKQVFSAPPDSTLPIGPEALPESFEVRMTDIAAVRKVRDEGVVKNLPGVRDVVVACTTVQECREKYSPRPTAPPS, from the coding sequence GTGCGTACGCTGAAGATCTTCGTGGTTCTGCTTCTCGCCGTTGCCGGCCTGGCCGGCTGTGGTCTCCTCGGCCAGGATTCCGGCCCTTCCGAGGACGAGCAGATCCAGAAGATCCTCGACGAGAACGCGATGTTCACGGTCTTCCTCGACAGCGAGGCCACCGAAGCGCAGCGCAGGGACGTCGAGGCGTTCCTGCGGGCGCTGCCGGGGTTCACCGGCCTCACCTTCACCGATCACGACGGCGCCTACGAGAAGTTCAAGCAGGTGTTCTCGGCGCCGCCGGACAGCACGCTGCCGATCGGACCGGAAGCGCTGCCGGAGAGTTTCGAAGTGCGCATGACCGACATCGCGGCCGTCCGGAAGGTCCGCGACGAGGGCGTGGTGAAGAACCTGCCCGGCGTGCGGGACGTCGTGGTCGCCTGCACCACGGTGCAGGAATGCCGGGAGAAGTACTCCCCGCGACCCACCGCGCCGCCGTCCTGA
- a CDS encoding uridine kinase family protein: MSAREILQAVLASVGDPAGRPRIVAIDGHGGAGKTTIAAELAASVPDAAVVHTDDVAWHHSFFGWSDLLIEGVLEPLHRGEAVSYRPPAWAERGREGAIEVPAGCSLVVVEGTGAARRELMHLVDFVIWIESDLAEGRRRCLARDGDTQEARDFWDEWMREETPFYADQQPWLRADLVLSA, encoded by the coding sequence ATGTCTGCACGGGAGATCTTGCAGGCGGTGCTCGCGTCGGTCGGCGACCCGGCCGGGCGGCCGCGCATCGTGGCGATCGACGGTCACGGCGGCGCCGGCAAGACGACCATCGCGGCCGAACTTGCCGCCAGTGTCCCGGACGCGGCCGTGGTGCACACCGACGACGTGGCGTGGCACCACTCGTTCTTCGGCTGGTCCGACCTGCTGATCGAGGGCGTCCTCGAACCGCTGCACCGCGGCGAGGCGGTGTCCTACCGGCCGCCGGCCTGGGCCGAGCGGGGCCGCGAAGGGGCCATCGAGGTCCCCGCCGGCTGCTCGCTGGTCGTCGTCGAGGGCACCGGCGCCGCCCGCCGCGAGCTGATGCACCTCGTGGACTTCGTCATCTGGATCGAATCCGACCTGGCTGAGGGCCGGAGGCGCTGCCTGGCCCGCGACGGGGACACCCAGGAGGCCCGCGACTTCTGGGACGAGTGGATGCGCGAGGAGACCCCGTTCTACGCCGACCAGCAGCCGTGGCTGCGCGCGGACCTCGTGCTCTCTGCCTGA
- a CDS encoding helix-turn-helix transcriptional regulator, producing MAHRSRTERIASVAALDDVTTRSVFDFVTTTAGPVTRDAVAEALGVSRRIAAGHLDKLAEQGLLTVEFRRLHDRTGPGAGRPAKLYRRSTDEVAVSVPDRRYDLAANLLASAVTEAIDTGADVGEIVHRTAYDAGLAITTASPDLPAALIDTGYEPREAGPDIVLTNCPFHRLARQYTDLVCGLNLHLLRGMVEGAQAAYRPVLDPGPGRCCVRLPAG from the coding sequence ATGGCACATCGAAGCCGGACCGAACGCATCGCCTCCGTCGCCGCCCTCGACGACGTGACCACCCGATCCGTGTTCGACTTCGTGACCACCACTGCCGGCCCGGTCACCCGTGACGCCGTCGCGGAGGCCCTCGGCGTCAGCCGGCGCATCGCCGCAGGTCACCTGGACAAACTCGCCGAGCAGGGCCTGCTGACGGTCGAGTTCCGCCGCCTGCACGACCGCACCGGCCCCGGCGCGGGCCGCCCCGCGAAGCTGTATCGCCGCAGCACGGACGAGGTCGCGGTCTCCGTACCGGACCGCCGCTACGACCTGGCAGCGAACCTGCTGGCGTCAGCCGTCACCGAGGCGATCGACACCGGCGCCGACGTCGGGGAGATCGTGCACCGGACCGCGTACGACGCCGGCCTGGCCATCACCACCGCCTCCCCGGACCTGCCCGCCGCGCTGATCGACACCGGCTACGAGCCGCGCGAGGCCGGCCCCGACATCGTCCTCACGAACTGCCCCTTCCACCGGCTGGCCCGCCAGTACACCGACCTGGTGTGCGGGCTGAACCTGCACCTGCTGCGCGGCATGGTCGAGGGCGCGCAAGCTGCGTACCGCCCGGTCCTCGACCCCGGCCCGGGCCGCTGCTGCGTACGCCTCCCGGCCGGCTGA
- a CDS encoding DoxX family membrane protein, with the protein MATASGKSTALPSHRFGEPSRQAFLLLRSLFTIAPILFGLDKFVNLLTDWPGYLAPWIDQLVPGTAQQAMYAVGVIEIVAGLLVAIRPRWGALVVAAWLAGIIINLLILGAYYDVALRDFGLLGAALALFLLASDADNRRTAP; encoded by the coding sequence ATGGCCACCGCATCCGGCAAGTCGACAGCGCTGCCGTCACACCGCTTCGGCGAACCGTCCAGGCAGGCGTTCCTGCTGCTCCGGAGCTTGTTCACGATCGCGCCCATCCTGTTCGGGCTGGACAAGTTCGTCAATCTGCTCACCGACTGGCCCGGCTACCTCGCACCCTGGATCGATCAACTCGTTCCGGGCACGGCACAACAGGCGATGTACGCCGTCGGCGTCATCGAGATCGTCGCCGGGTTGCTCGTCGCGATCCGGCCGCGCTGGGGCGCCCTGGTGGTCGCGGCCTGGCTCGCCGGGATCATCATCAACCTGCTGATCCTCGGCGCGTACTACGACGTGGCCCTCCGTGACTTCGGCCTGCTCGGCGCGGCGCTCGCCCTGTTCCTGCTGGCCTCCGACGCCGACAACCGAAGGACTGCGCCGTGA
- a CDS encoding AfsR/SARP family transcriptional regulator gives MTDGALRFEILGPVRAYRGAEEVDLGPVKQRALLALLLLNAGRPVPLHEIVTTLWNGDPPENGVDVVQRYIGGLRRALDPARTSLLALTDRGYVLRVSDSTVDADQFRASLARARDRGEGTEEVRRALSHWQQEPLAGLTGPFFAAARARLNSERANAARLLAAPASAAEPAPAKPAPAAEPAPAKPASTRPPLEPTRVEPRRPALDPTRVEPDAASPAYPDAVDPWAGHDLFPPDPTAMR, from the coding sequence ATGACCGACGGCGCGCTGCGGTTCGAGATCCTCGGCCCGGTCCGCGCATACCGGGGCGCCGAAGAGGTGGATCTCGGGCCGGTCAAACAACGGGCACTGCTCGCCCTCCTGCTGCTGAACGCCGGCCGGCCGGTGCCGCTGCACGAGATCGTCACCACGCTCTGGAACGGCGACCCGCCGGAGAACGGCGTCGACGTGGTGCAGCGATACATCGGCGGCCTGCGCCGCGCTCTGGACCCGGCCCGCACGTCCCTGCTGGCGCTGACCGACCGCGGCTACGTGCTCCGGGTCAGCGACAGCACGGTCGACGCCGACCAGTTCCGGGCTTCGCTGGCCAGGGCGCGCGACCGGGGCGAGGGCACCGAGGAGGTACGGCGTGCGCTGTCCCACTGGCAGCAGGAGCCACTCGCCGGGCTGACCGGCCCGTTCTTCGCTGCGGCCCGGGCCCGGCTCAACTCGGAGCGCGCCAACGCCGCGAGACTGCTGGCCGCCCCCGCCTCTGCCGCCGAGCCGGCCCCGGCGAAGCCCGCCCCTGCCGCCGAGCCGGCCCCGGCGAAGCCCGCCTCCACCCGGCCGCCTCTGGAGCCGACCCGTGTAGAGCCCCGCCGGCCGGCCCTGGATCCAACCCGCGTCGAGCCGGATGCTGCGAGTCCCGCCTATCCCGACGCGGTCGACCCGTGGGCCGGGCACGACCTCTTCCCGCCCGACCCCACAGCAATGCGCTGA